A genomic stretch from Candidatus Nitrososphaera gargensis Ga9.2 includes:
- a CDS encoding metallophosphoesterase family protein yields MLISHISDLHLGYSQFSLEEREEDVYQTFHEAIDISIKEGARLVIFAGDIFHNPRPCGKAIITLGNALKKLKEKQIPAAFILGEHDISRLRDVPFAHIYSNLGLAKKLRHDEPFVVDNCAVFGADKERRSNIDSLIERLRQAEQVAKRHNGKKVLVLHQGLDDFNKFAGELGSNALPASFNYYALGHYHDHIEKRFGHLGGPLAYPGSIDLTPSEGIKEVEKGFIMADMSGEEPSTHWIPLNSRRQQFSVRINYGDIADEVGRIIERAKCFGNKKPVARIEVAGRDIDSKVIAENLKRLNDYCLHYVWQPLEEGRLAATVYDSRPADIDSELYRLSAQALGSDELAKFAVGEILPLAAGRDAAARSVLEIVWQAYKAGKFVGRGEGGGGGSTTT; encoded by the coding sequence ATGCTAATTTCGCATATCTCTGACCTCCACCTCGGCTATTCGCAATTCAGCCTAGAGGAGCGGGAGGAAGACGTGTACCAGACCTTCCATGAAGCGATAGACATTTCTATAAAGGAAGGCGCCAGACTGGTGATCTTTGCAGGCGACATTTTCCACAATCCCCGGCCGTGCGGCAAGGCGATAATTACGCTTGGCAACGCGCTGAAAAAACTGAAGGAAAAGCAGATACCGGCAGCGTTCATTCTTGGGGAGCACGACATCAGCCGGCTCCGAGATGTGCCCTTTGCCCACATTTACAGCAACCTTGGACTTGCGAAAAAGCTCAGACATGACGAGCCCTTTGTCGTCGACAACTGCGCGGTGTTTGGAGCAGACAAGGAGCGGCGCAGCAACATCGATTCTCTGATAGAAAGGCTGCGTCAAGCAGAGCAGGTTGCAAAGCGGCACAATGGAAAAAAGGTGCTCGTGCTCCATCAAGGATTGGATGACTTCAACAAGTTTGCCGGTGAGCTTGGCTCCAATGCCCTGCCTGCCAGTTTCAATTACTATGCGCTGGGCCACTACCACGACCATATTGAAAAAAGGTTTGGCCATCTTGGCGGGCCACTTGCATACCCCGGCTCTATAGACCTGACGCCAAGCGAAGGGATCAAGGAAGTCGAGAAGGGCTTTATCATGGCAGACATGTCCGGCGAGGAGCCCTCGACCCACTGGATCCCTCTCAACAGTCGCCGCCAGCAGTTCTCAGTCAGGATAAACTACGGTGACATTGCAGATGAGGTGGGAAGGATAATCGAAAGAGCAAAGTGCTTTGGCAACAAGAAGCCGGTTGCAAGGATAGAGGTGGCTGGAAGGGACATCGACTCCAAGGTAATAGCTGAAAACCTGAAGCGGCTGAATGATTATTGCCTGCACTATGTCTGGCAGCCGCTTGAAGAAGGCCGCCTGGCAGCGACCGTGTACGATTCAAGGCCGGCAGACATTGACAGCGAGCTGTACAGGCTGTCCGCTCAGGCGCTTGGATCCGACGAGCTGGCAAAATTCGCAGTAGGCGAGATACTGCCGCTTGCGGCAGGCAGGGACGCCGCCGCCAGATCGGTTCTGGAAATAGTGTGGCAGGCGTACAAGGCAGGCAAGTTTGTCGGAAGAGGAGAAGGAGGAGGAGGCGGCAGCACAACGACATGA
- a CDS encoding AAA family ATPase, producing the protein MIKDMQLKDFIAHRDTKIEFGKGITIFVGHNGSGKSSVIDAVTFALFGKHTRKSNKNLVRRGATSAMVQMRFALNSREFQATRALSGSGQQSFSQFAIVSDGGKVVNRPVVGGERKQFGESMSSEIAKVLGLDYEKLRVAAVVQQGELARIVEAQPKEFKELLNGLIGIDRLDLAYETMRDVIVGFRDRLRDETGGYTDQDILKVEELVGKKEIELRQSESVLAEFEDERKMLEDKIRQAEREIERMEPMILQVKELHTREELLVRHVNEKRAAIASEVSRLERIVREAASSLKVLKNKAEVDMRLQMVRAEIDEVQSKIEENERASGVLRGFLECSSRLQVVDGKCPVCNSPVTKVNEMFDTAHIQDEIKDRAEEKSGLQKSKVELKKEEQQLAEQDKKIAAAEKFLLNNSIGSADDVAKLEADLKGKQQDLARLPKEILKAGDDPMQIAIDDTSRSLAREIISLRERVRGFSHYQYTNAKLEKSSLSQRLLDVNRKMGMHQKAIDDAKSAIDSGRKVIEQLQKAAEFVKTLDKIRSVIFSRDGMVGTSLRTWALGVISQKASEYASLFNIGISRIELAEGAREISITCYGRQGEIDMDSLSGGEKVAVALALRLGIAYMMGSNKLDFVILDEPTTHLDEERRKALVRIISEAFREGAGPLAQLVIITHDSDIFEDSEVDQVFRFTMTADGSQVTQE; encoded by the coding sequence ATGATAAAGGACATGCAGCTGAAGGATTTCATCGCGCACAGGGACACCAAGATAGAGTTTGGAAAAGGCATAACGATCTTTGTAGGCCACAACGGCTCTGGCAAATCATCAGTTATTGACGCTGTTACGTTTGCGCTCTTTGGCAAGCACACAAGAAAGTCAAACAAGAACCTCGTGAGAAGGGGGGCAACTTCGGCGATGGTGCAGATGCGCTTTGCGCTCAACTCCCGCGAGTTCCAAGCGACAAGGGCGCTCAGCGGCTCGGGCCAGCAATCATTTTCTCAGTTTGCGATTGTTTCAGATGGTGGCAAGGTCGTAAACAGGCCAGTGGTGGGCGGCGAGCGCAAGCAGTTTGGTGAGTCAATGAGCAGCGAGATAGCCAAGGTGCTCGGTCTTGACTATGAAAAACTGCGTGTTGCAGCGGTAGTGCAACAGGGCGAGCTTGCAAGAATAGTTGAAGCGCAGCCAAAGGAGTTCAAGGAGCTGCTAAATGGGCTGATTGGGATCGACAGGCTCGACCTTGCCTATGAAACGATGCGCGACGTAATAGTAGGATTTCGCGACAGGCTGCGCGACGAAACCGGCGGCTACACCGATCAGGACATCCTCAAGGTAGAAGAGCTGGTCGGCAAAAAAGAGATCGAGCTCAGGCAGTCCGAGTCCGTGCTGGCAGAGTTTGAAGATGAAAGGAAGATGCTGGAAGACAAGATCCGGCAGGCAGAGCGCGAGATCGAGAGGATGGAGCCAATGATCCTTCAGGTCAAGGAGCTACACACAAGAGAGGAGCTGCTGGTAAGACATGTAAACGAAAAGCGCGCCGCCATAGCAAGCGAAGTGTCGCGGCTGGAGCGCATAGTCCGAGAAGCCGCAAGCTCGCTAAAGGTGCTGAAAAACAAGGCCGAGGTTGACATGCGGCTGCAGATGGTAAGGGCAGAGATCGACGAGGTCCAATCAAAAATAGAGGAGAATGAGCGTGCATCTGGCGTGCTGCGCGGCTTTCTAGAGTGCTCTAGCCGGCTGCAGGTGGTGGACGGCAAGTGCCCAGTGTGCAACTCACCAGTTACAAAAGTAAATGAAATGTTTGACACTGCGCACATACAGGACGAGATCAAGGATAGGGCAGAGGAAAAGTCAGGGCTGCAAAAATCAAAGGTCGAGCTGAAAAAAGAGGAGCAGCAGCTGGCAGAGCAGGACAAAAAGATAGCGGCCGCAGAAAAGTTCCTTTTAAACAATTCCATCGGCTCTGCCGATGACGTTGCAAAACTTGAAGCCGACCTGAAGGGCAAGCAGCAAGACCTGGCAAGGCTGCCAAAGGAGATTCTGAAGGCCGGCGACGACCCGATGCAGATTGCAATAGACGACACCTCCCGGTCACTTGCCCGGGAGATCATCTCGTTAAGGGAGCGCGTCAGGGGCTTCAGCCACTATCAGTATACAAACGCCAAGCTGGAAAAGAGCAGCCTGTCGCAGCGGCTGCTCGATGTCAACAGGAAGATGGGGATGCATCAGAAGGCGATCGATGACGCCAAAAGCGCCATAGACTCTGGCAGAAAAGTGATCGAGCAGCTGCAAAAGGCAGCCGAGTTTGTCAAGACGCTTGACAAGATCCGCTCTGTAATATTTAGCAGAGATGGAATGGTGGGTACCAGCCTGCGCACGTGGGCCCTTGGCGTGATATCGCAAAAGGCGTCAGAGTACGCGTCGCTCTTTAACATTGGCATTTCAAGGATCGAGCTAGCAGAGGGCGCACGCGAGATATCGATAACGTGCTACGGCCGGCAGGGCGAAATAGACATGGATTCGCTGAGCGGGGGCGAAAAGGTGGCGGTGGCCCTTGCGCTCCGGCTCGGCATCGCCTACATGATGGGCTCTAACAAGCTCGATTTTGTAATACTGGACGAGCCGACCACGCACCTTGACGAAGAAAGGAGGAAGGCCCTTGTCCGGATAATATCCGAGGCGTTCAGGGAGGGCGCCGGCCCACTGGCCCAGCTGGTGATAATAACGCACGACTCGGATATCTTTGAAGACTCGGAGGTTGACCAGGTGTTCAGGTTTACCATGACTGCGGACGGTTCGCAGGTCACTCAGGAATAA
- a CDS encoding response regulator has product MSPSVLLVDDESDIITSTFSALRRAGFTVHSFTDPIEAINHIREEGCKDCRLLLSDIRMPKMNGFQLVRTLKELRPEMKVIMMTAFEVDKKEFEIVFPSLPVDTIVKKPFRPSIVAEMIKEIYYSSEGKKIRKQNLI; this is encoded by the coding sequence ATGTCCCCTAGTGTTCTTCTGGTTGATGATGAATCTGATATCATTACATCAACCTTCTCGGCCTTGCGGCGCGCAGGCTTTACCGTACATTCATTCACCGATCCTATTGAAGCTATTAATCATATACGAGAAGAAGGCTGCAAGGATTGCAGACTACTCCTGTCAGATATCAGGATGCCAAAAATGAATGGCTTTCAGCTTGTCAGAACATTGAAGGAATTGCGGCCAGAAATGAAGGTGATAATGATGACTGCGTTTGAGGTGGACAAGAAGGAATTTGAAATAGTTTTTCCTTCGTTGCCCGTAGACACGATAGTAAAGAAGCCCTTTAGACCATCTATCGTTGCCGAAATGATCAAAGAAATCTACTATTCTTCAGAGGGAAAAAAGATAAGAAAACAAAACTTGATCTAG
- a CDS encoding TerC family protein, translating to MESLPALYGNGITLWIVFAVSVGLAIAIDLGLTGKVRKLLSKQKDEKSDSSPSEEKQPFKQALMWTIVWIGMAGAFAVLVYVSLGYDKMLEFVTGYTLEKSLSVDNMFVFLLIFTTLAIPHAFQHKVLTVGILSAIAMRIPLILVGVSLLESFHWMVYVFGGLLVLTAVKMLLQKKDKKIEVEKNIAVRMLRKVVPVTTELNGDKFFTKKNGILFATPLLVALVMVEMTDLVFAIDSIPAILAITSDPFIVITSNIFAILGLRSLYFLLAGMMEKFHYLKPALVALLLFVGFKMIAVDYVKVPIAISLAVIGGILGIAIGLSYLKAKRQYNHQEKSAIERATREDAKQ from the coding sequence ATGGAATCATTACCAGCACTGTACGGCAACGGCATAACACTATGGATAGTTTTCGCAGTTTCAGTCGGACTTGCCATTGCAATAGACTTGGGACTTACCGGGAAGGTTAGAAAGCTCCTCTCAAAACAGAAGGATGAGAAAAGCGACTCATCGCCAAGTGAAGAAAAGCAGCCATTCAAGCAAGCCCTGATGTGGACTATTGTCTGGATCGGAATGGCTGGAGCGTTTGCAGTTCTTGTCTATGTAAGCTTGGGCTATGACAAGATGCTAGAGTTTGTCACAGGCTACACGCTTGAAAAGTCGCTGAGTGTAGACAACATGTTTGTCTTTCTCCTGATATTCACAACCCTTGCGATACCACACGCTTTCCAGCATAAGGTTTTGACTGTAGGTATTTTGAGTGCCATAGCAATGAGAATACCTCTAATACTAGTCGGCGTTTCGCTTCTTGAAAGCTTCCACTGGATGGTCTATGTGTTTGGAGGGTTGCTTGTGCTCACTGCGGTAAAGATGCTTCTTCAAAAGAAGGACAAGAAGATTGAGGTAGAGAAGAACATTGCCGTCAGGATGCTGCGCAAGGTCGTGCCTGTTACCACGGAGCTGAACGGCGACAAGTTCTTTACGAAAAAGAACGGTATACTGTTTGCAACGCCACTATTGGTAGCTCTGGTAATGGTAGAGATGACTGACTTGGTATTTGCAATAGACTCTATACCAGCAATCTTGGCGATAACTTCAGATCCGTTTATAGTAATAACATCAAACATATTTGCAATACTAGGCCTGAGGAGCCTGTACTTCTTACTGGCTGGCATGATGGAAAAGTTCCACTACCTGAAGCCCGCTCTTGTGGCACTACTGCTCTTCGTGGGCTTTAAAATGATAGCAGTGGACTATGTAAAAGTGCCAATCGCAATATCGCTTGCAGTGATTGGCGGAATACTTGGTATTGCGATTGGGCTATCTTACCTAAAAGCAAAGAGGCAATACAATCATCAGGAGAAAAGTGCAATTGAAAGGGCGACAAGAGAGGATGCAAAGCAATGA
- a CDS encoding type II toxin-antitoxin system VapC family toxin yields the protein MVCVDTDFIIDLGRGSQKAFDKLQELEDRGENTFFTTAITVAELYYGAYRAKDRARALADTKNDLSKFSILNLDYESARTWAELAEQTKSNSIGELDLFIASIALANKQILLTRNVKHFERVPGLVVESW from the coding sequence ATGGTCTGTGTAGATACGGACTTTATCATTGATCTTGGCAGAGGCAGTCAGAAAGCGTTTGACAAACTGCAAGAACTGGAAGATAGGGGTGAAAACACATTCTTCACTACTGCCATAACCGTGGCCGAGCTTTATTATGGAGCCTACAGGGCAAAAGATAGAGCAAGAGCGCTTGCTGATACCAAGAACGACCTGTCAAAATTTTCTATCCTAAATCTTGATTATGAATCTGCAAGGACATGGGCAGAGCTTGCTGAACAGACAAAGTCTAATTCAATTGGAGAGCTCGATCTCTTTATCGCCAGCATCGCACTTGCCAATAAACAAATACTGCTGACAAGAAATGTCAAGCACTTTGAGAGGGTGCCGGGTTTGGTTGTAGAAAGTTGGTAA
- a CDS encoding calcium-binding protein, translating into MALLLAVPSTTAMVLAATTVYGTSASDTLYDTAEGDTIYGYGGDDTIYANQGNDIVYGGSGNDQITEGPGGDSRIYGGSGDDEIVTGYGYDVVYGNSGNDKIHDIGSALIYGGAGNDNLDGSKYADTIYGGSDDDWINGRLGDDRLNGGAGNDEIIGWDGNDILRGSGGNDILTGDGPDSNTGADRFYCGDGIDTITDYNPAEGDWKSSDCENY; encoded by the coding sequence ATGGCACTGCTTCTTGCCGTTCCATCGACGACGGCGATGGTGTTGGCCGCAACAACTGTCTATGGGACATCGGCAAGCGATACGCTATACGACACGGCAGAAGGCGATACAATTTACGGCTACGGCGGTGACGATACCATATATGCAAATCAGGGAAATGATATCGTCTACGGGGGCAGCGGCAATGACCAGATAACAGAAGGTCCCGGCGGAGATAGCCGGATATATGGCGGGTCGGGCGATGACGAGATCGTTACGGGCTATGGGTACGATGTTGTCTATGGTAACTCTGGCAACGACAAGATTCACGACATTGGCAGTGCCCTGATATATGGTGGCGCTGGCAATGACAACCTCGATGGCTCGAAATACGCCGACACCATATACGGCGGCTCTGACGACGATTGGATCAATGGCAGACTGGGCGATGACAGACTCAATGGTGGCGCTGGCAATGACGAAATCATCGGGTGGGATGGCAACGACATATTGCGTGGCAGCGGCGGCAATGACATACTGACTGGCGATGGGCCTGACTCTAACACTGGAGCAGACAGGTTCTATTGCGGCGACGGCATAGACACAATTACTGACTATAACCCGGCTGAAGGTGACTGGAAGTCAAGCGACTGTGAGAACTACTAG
- a CDS encoding TIGR00341 family protein → MERIEITLYPNQAEEIEKILEEFQVPYIKTSAESYKIQCLHYVIISPNEIAGALVDIIAHKFDTNQRINVITHYKPEATISDYLRKFEAFLKEEVTPASITSTDIDIVSGFKSVKDKIPIKRTGPIEGLVSRTDAFLSRKMDVYSMILVATVIALVGLVSNNVAVIIGAMLISPLMGPIASIALNSVLGRQKQIEKSIVFGSQMILSSIGLAAALTAALALFYPVETTPEILSRTEVSPILIVVAVMLGIAGGLAMLTSIPEIIVGVAIAVALVPPATTIGIGIGLGSIDIAASASLVLLSNIIGMVIGFMIIFLLKGVSPRKYYEKKKAREVLRLNVMVLVALAVALGAIEVLFGYRSN, encoded by the coding sequence ATGGAACGAATCGAGATCACTCTCTATCCAAATCAGGCCGAAGAGATAGAGAAGATTCTAGAAGAGTTCCAAGTGCCATACATCAAAACCTCTGCCGAATCTTACAAGATTCAATGTCTGCACTATGTCATTATCAGTCCAAACGAGATTGCAGGCGCGCTTGTAGATATCATTGCCCACAAGTTTGACACCAACCAGCGGATCAACGTTATTACACATTACAAACCAGAAGCAACGATCTCTGATTACCTGCGCAAGTTCGAGGCTTTCTTGAAAGAAGAAGTAACTCCTGCCTCGATAACAAGCACGGATATCGATATCGTCTCAGGGTTCAAGTCCGTTAAAGACAAGATACCAATCAAGCGTACTGGCCCAATTGAAGGTCTTGTATCAAGGACAGACGCTTTTCTGTCGCGCAAGATGGATGTCTATTCAATGATTCTGGTTGCTACCGTTATCGCTTTGGTGGGTTTGGTATCAAACAACGTTGCCGTGATAATAGGTGCGATGCTGATATCGCCATTGATGGGCCCAATAGCATCCATTGCGCTGAACTCTGTCTTGGGAAGGCAGAAGCAAATAGAGAAATCAATAGTTTTTGGTTCTCAGATGATTTTGTCATCAATAGGACTTGCTGCTGCGCTGACAGCAGCCTTGGCATTATTCTATCCGGTTGAAACTACTCCGGAAATTCTATCAAGAACAGAAGTAAGCCCAATCCTGATTGTGGTCGCAGTTATGCTTGGAATAGCAGGCGGTTTGGCCATGCTCACATCCATTCCAGAGATAATAGTAGGGGTGGCAATTGCAGTAGCTCTGGTACCGCCTGCAACTACTATAGGGATAGGCATCGGGTTGGGCTCGATAGATATTGCTGCGAGTGCCTCACTTGTGCTTCTGTCAAACATCATAGGTATGGTGATAGGATTTATGATAATATTCTTGCTCAAGGGGGTATCTCCCAGGAAATACTATGAAAAGAAGAAGGCAAGAGAGGTGTTGCGGCTAAATGTCATGGTGCTTGTTGCCCTTGCTGTAGCCTTAGGTGCAATCGAAGTCCTTTTTGGTTATAGATCGAACTAG
- a CDS encoding DNA double-strand break repair nuclease NurA yields MLNEVFLDALKNRDAKVSKVKDSNFATILAEASSRWVRYEPSPEKCESAGVDSSWNKRAFQGLYLYAIDAVAVTSANKVLAAEWDQDIAGSARTEFLESKAMAMEASVAQKAAGRVDIVCVDGSLVSRLLKSAADAASEMVKKYGSSTIFVSKSSESRLQFGPMGSRAGDIYYYGHAGSGAGFSIPAEITQFRHAPLFEVYARLRDHTPIIRIEVLGSEPSKQEMTKILDMLRYHSIAGYPYCLKLAHNTCKISNEDIDRLASIFSLQHEQGARDALNE; encoded by the coding sequence TTGCTTAACGAGGTTTTCCTTGACGCCCTGAAGAACAGAGACGCCAAGGTATCCAAGGTAAAGGATTCAAATTTTGCGACAATTCTGGCAGAGGCGTCTTCGCGCTGGGTTCGTTACGAGCCGTCGCCAGAGAAATGCGAGTCAGCCGGCGTTGACAGCAGCTGGAACAAGCGCGCCTTCCAAGGACTGTACCTTTATGCCATTGACGCAGTCGCAGTCACCAGCGCCAACAAGGTCCTGGCTGCAGAGTGGGATCAGGACATCGCCGGCTCGGCAAGGACCGAGTTCCTAGAGTCAAAAGCGATGGCGATGGAGGCGTCGGTTGCGCAAAAGGCGGCCGGCAGAGTCGACATTGTGTGCGTCGATGGCTCGCTTGTGTCAAGGCTGCTAAAGAGCGCGGCAGACGCGGCATCTGAAATGGTGAAAAAGTATGGCAGCTCCACCATCTTTGTCTCAAAGAGCTCAGAGAGCAGGCTCCAGTTCGGGCCGATGGGGTCGAGGGCCGGCGACATTTACTACTACGGCCATGCCGGCAGCGGCGCCGGTTTTAGCATTCCGGCAGAAATAACGCAGTTCCGTCACGCGCCGCTCTTTGAAGTCTATGCACGCTTGCGCGACCACACGCCGATCATAAGGATCGAAGTCTTGGGCAGCGAGCCGAGCAAGCAGGAAATGACAAAGATTTTGGACATGCTGCGCTACCACAGCATCGCCGGCTACCCTTATTGCCTAAAGCTGGCACACAACACCTGCAAGATAAGCAATGAAGATATAGACAGGCTAGCAAGCATATTCAGCTTGCAGCACGAGCAAGGCGCAAGGGATGCCCTGAATGAATAA
- a CDS encoding universal stress protein, with translation MVFKKILVPYDESAYSKRALEIAAQYADEVKNTQIIVLHVVPVLPVPAMYLGTARSTKTGETTTMAAFLKEVHQEMKIEMAKRLQDLVKKYRLQHPIATKIVTGSPAEKILEVAKEETVDLIVMGRAGATGIGRIVKAMGSVSRVVSEKSSCPVMLVNKN, from the coding sequence TTGGTTTTCAAGAAAATCCTGGTACCGTATGACGAATCTGCCTATTCAAAAAGAGCGCTTGAGATTGCAGCACAGTATGCGGATGAGGTCAAGAACACCCAGATAATCGTTCTCCATGTGGTTCCCGTGCTTCCAGTGCCCGCAATGTACCTTGGCACTGCGAGGTCAACAAAGACGGGTGAAACCACTACGATGGCCGCATTCTTGAAGGAGGTACATCAAGAGATGAAAATCGAAATGGCAAAGAGACTCCAAGATTTAGTAAAGAAATACCGATTGCAGCACCCAATCGCAACAAAGATAGTCACAGGCTCTCCCGCTGAAAAAATTCTAGAGGTTGCAAAAGAGGAAACTGTCGATCTGATCGTAATGGGTCGGGCGGGAGCTACTGGCATAGGAAGAATCGTAAAGGCGATGGGAAGCGTGTCTCGGGTAGTATCGGAAAAATCGTCGTGTCCTGTGATGCTTGTGAATAAAAATTAG
- a CDS encoding ATP-binding protein, translated as MNNNNNEELGILIGVAKPDQVTFESKRPVSIGEYVILNYGKGKVLGLVESSSISSDALGNGIRNYEEAHESKIVASENRRDKSFKGHVRILGYLDELKRCKAILPALPPEPGTEVYEASAQDLTAIFAPAGDEWIRIGTLLRNTEVDARVNVDKIVSRHLAVLAMTGMGKSNLVSLLAKEIARINGTMVVFDYHDDYSTLDMGNNNSNLMDARINPRLLSADKLAEVIEIQENASNQMHVLRVAFTEEVKQRKGDDFWDALINAVAAAGADKAYREAAAKVVDKIDDARRKFHNILDPGMSDPLALVKNGKINVINLVELTERQANIAVSFYLEELLDDRKKATRQKKGHVKSPPMFPAPVLVVIEEAHVFIPRDEDTDTKYFASKVAREGRKFGLGLVIVSQRPRGIDANILSQMGSLAVMRMIQQDDQAHVSAASEALSRDLIDQLTSLNPGEAIFAGQWVNLPTFVKVDEVKERKIGGDQKAVEEWSRLAAMKQVAKESSESYVPSGYIHDG; from the coding sequence ATGAATAATAATAATAATGAAGAGCTGGGCATACTCATCGGAGTAGCCAAGCCCGATCAGGTGACCTTTGAATCGAAAAGGCCCGTCAGCATAGGTGAATATGTCATCCTGAATTATGGAAAGGGCAAAGTGCTCGGGCTTGTTGAAAGCTCCTCCATCAGCAGCGATGCGCTGGGCAACGGCATCCGCAACTACGAGGAAGCCCATGAGAGCAAGATAGTCGCATCGGAGAACCGCCGAGATAAGAGCTTTAAAGGCCATGTACGCATCTTGGGATATCTTGATGAATTAAAGAGATGCAAGGCGATACTTCCTGCATTGCCGCCAGAGCCTGGAACCGAAGTCTATGAAGCATCAGCGCAGGACCTGACGGCTATATTTGCGCCTGCCGGCGATGAATGGATAAGAATTGGCACGCTTCTCCGTAACACTGAAGTTGATGCACGCGTCAATGTCGACAAGATAGTTTCCCGGCACCTAGCAGTGCTTGCAATGACCGGTATGGGTAAGAGCAACCTTGTATCGCTGCTGGCCAAAGAGATTGCACGGATAAACGGGACAATGGTGGTCTTTGACTACCATGACGACTATTCGACGCTTGATATGGGGAACAATAACAGCAATCTGATGGACGCAAGAATAAACCCACGGCTCCTGTCGGCAGACAAGCTTGCCGAAGTCATTGAAATTCAGGAAAATGCGTCCAACCAGATGCATGTTCTGCGCGTCGCATTTACAGAAGAGGTAAAGCAGCGCAAGGGTGATGACTTTTGGGATGCACTCATTAACGCTGTTGCGGCAGCCGGAGCTGATAAGGCCTATCGTGAGGCAGCGGCCAAAGTAGTGGACAAGATAGACGATGCAAGGCGCAAGTTCCACAATATACTTGACCCTGGGATGTCTGACCCATTGGCTCTTGTCAAGAACGGCAAGATAAATGTCATCAACCTAGTGGAGCTGACAGAGAGGCAGGCCAACATTGCAGTCTCATTCTACCTTGAAGAGCTGTTAGACGACAGGAAAAAAGCTACTCGGCAAAAGAAGGGTCATGTCAAATCGCCACCAATGTTTCCAGCCCCTGTGCTTGTGGTAATAGAAGAAGCACATGTCTTTATACCAAGAGACGAGGACACGGATACGAAATACTTTGCTTCCAAGGTTGCTCGCGAAGGACGCAAGTTCGGCCTAGGGCTAGTCATCGTGTCGCAGAGGCCCCGCGGCATAGACGCCAATATCCTTAGCCAGATGGGCTCGCTAGCAGTCATGCGCATGATCCAGCAGGACGACCAGGCGCACGTTTCGGCTGCAAGCGAAGCGCTCAGCAGGGATCTTATCGATCAGCTGACATCGCTAAATCCTGGCGAAGCGATATTTGCCGGACAGTGGGTCAACCTGCCGACATTTGTCAAAGTGGACGAAGTAAAGGAGCGCAAGATTGGAGGCGACCAAAAGGCTGTAGAAGAATGGAGCCGGCTGGCAGCAATGAAGCAGGTTGCCAAAGAATCGTCGGAGTCGTACGTTCCGTCAGGCTATATACATGATGGTTAG